The Commensalibacter nepenthis genome has a window encoding:
- the hpnJ gene encoding hopanoid biosynthesis associated radical SAM protein HpnJ, with the protein MMKTLFLQPPSFEGFDGGAGSRYQAKREIKSFWYPTWLAQPAALIPNSRLIDAPPAKMGMEPILADVKNRDLVIMHTSTPSFSSDVKVAKMLKDANPSVKIGMVGAKVAVQPQESLEKSDVIDFVARNEFDFTIKDIAEGMDFKNVDGISWRDGNGQIIHNKDRAIIEDMDSLPFVTEVYKRDLRIEDYFIGYLKHPYLSLYTGRGCKSHCTFCLWPQTVGGHKYRTRSPEHVAAEIRLAQQYFPQVQEYFFDDDTFTDDLPRAEAIAKELGKLGVTWSCNAKANVPRNTLKVLRDNGLRLLLVGYESGNQQILHNIKKGMRVEVAREFTKNCHELGIKIHGTFILGLPGETKETIQETIKFATEINPHTLQVSLAAPYPGTFLYKQAMENGWLDKDHAELIDENGVQIAPLHYPHLSHTEIFDSVETFYKKFYFRAPKIASIVGEMITSPQMMKRRLREGVEFFQFLRDRHS; encoded by the coding sequence ATGATGAAGACGCTCTTTCTACAACCACCCTCTTTTGAAGGTTTTGATGGTGGCGCAGGCTCTCGTTACCAAGCAAAGCGTGAAATTAAATCTTTTTGGTATCCAACTTGGTTGGCTCAACCAGCGGCATTAATCCCAAATAGCCGTCTTATTGATGCGCCTCCTGCGAAAATGGGAATGGAACCAATCTTAGCTGATGTTAAAAATCGTGACTTAGTCATTATGCATACATCAACACCCTCTTTTTCATCTGATGTCAAAGTGGCAAAAATGTTAAAAGATGCCAACCCATCTGTTAAAATCGGTATGGTTGGTGCAAAAGTGGCTGTACAACCTCAAGAAAGTCTTGAAAAAAGCGATGTTATTGATTTTGTTGCCCGCAATGAATTTGATTTTACCATCAAAGATATTGCTGAAGGAATGGATTTCAAAAATGTTGATGGTATTTCTTGGCGTGATGGGAATGGTCAAATCATTCATAATAAAGACCGAGCCATTATTGAAGATATGGATTCATTGCCATTTGTTACCGAGGTTTATAAAAGAGACCTTCGTATTGAAGATTACTTCATTGGATATTTAAAACACCCTTATCTTTCTTTATATACAGGTCGTGGATGTAAATCTCATTGCACATTCTGTTTATGGCCACAAACCGTTGGTGGGCATAAATATCGTACTCGTAGCCCAGAACATGTTGCTGCTGAAATCCGTTTGGCTCAACAATATTTCCCACAAGTTCAAGAATATTTCTTTGACGATGATACCTTTACCGATGATCTTCCTCGTGCGGAAGCCATTGCAAAAGAATTGGGCAAATTAGGGGTTACATGGTCTTGTAATGCCAAAGCAAATGTTCCTCGCAACACATTAAAAGTATTACGTGACAATGGATTACGCCTCTTATTGGTCGGTTATGAAAGTGGTAATCAACAAATCCTTCATAATATTAAAAAGGGAATGCGTGTTGAGGTTGCTCGTGAATTTACCAAAAACTGTCATGAATTAGGCATTAAAATCCACGGCACCTTTATCCTAGGGCTTCCTGGTGAAACCAAAGAAACCATTCAAGAAACCATTAAATTTGCGACAGAGATTAATCCTCATACATTGCAAGTTTCTTTGGCTGCACCGTATCCAGGAACATTCTTGTATAAACAAGCAATGGAAAATGGTTGGTTAGACAAAGATCATGCTGAGTTAATCGATGAAAATGGTGTTCAAATCGCACCTTTACATTACCCTCATCTTTCTCATACTGAAATCTTTGATAGCGTTGAAACATTCTATAAAAAATTCTATTTCCGCGCGCCAAAGATTGCTTCTATTGTTGGAGAAATGATTACCAGCCCACAAATGATGAAACGTCGTCTCCGTGAAGGTGTTGAATTCTTCCAATTCTTACGTGATAGACATTCTTAA
- the hpnI gene encoding bacteriohopanetetrol glucosamine biosynthesis glycosyltransferase HpnI produces the protein MFGSLFKLSKSNKLLLGCAALGCVQAGIGALLVHYFKKNYKINNHHSTHPLPAVTIFKPLSGKDPLLFEALQSFCEQDYPKLQIIFGLHHTKDSALPVVKKLQERYPNIDIDIVINSDIHGCNLKVSNLINMSSVAKHDIFLISDSDIHAPDKNYIKEVVTELQKPNIGLVTSLYSGLPSFESRVQHMASAHINYNFLPGVLLSRYLGRQDCFGAAITIKRDLLNKIGGFQSLVKHVADDAVIGRKVRAQSLDIVLSPSIVQTTIVEKDLFSLYEHELRWNRTTFTLEPVGFTFSFLQLPLFWASLAILFNPLTSISWVFFIACWAFKALCCTAINKKLDYPCLPTLSLLPYRDWFSALVMFNSFFGTNVTWRGQKMTIKKHPEFQTTTYDDI, from the coding sequence ATGTTTGGTTCATTATTTAAACTTTCTAAATCCAATAAATTATTATTAGGATGTGCTGCGTTAGGATGTGTTCAAGCAGGTATTGGAGCTTTATTGGTTCATTATTTTAAAAAAAACTATAAAATAAACAACCATCATAGCACACACCCCTTACCCGCGGTTACAATATTCAAACCTTTATCAGGTAAAGATCCGTTACTTTTTGAAGCATTACAAAGTTTTTGTGAACAAGATTATCCAAAATTGCAAATTATTTTTGGACTACACCATACCAAAGATAGTGCGTTACCTGTTGTTAAGAAACTGCAAGAACGATATCCCAATATAGACATTGATATTGTTATTAATTCAGATATTCACGGATGTAACCTCAAAGTATCAAACCTTATCAACATGTCTTCGGTTGCAAAACACGATATTTTTCTGATATCTGACTCGGACATTCATGCGCCAGACAAGAATTATATCAAAGAAGTCGTCACAGAGTTACAAAAACCAAATATTGGTTTGGTGACTTCTTTATATAGCGGATTACCCTCTTTTGAATCTCGCGTGCAGCATATGGCCAGCGCACATATTAATTACAATTTTCTGCCTGGTGTATTGTTATCACGTTACCTAGGACGTCAAGATTGTTTTGGTGCTGCAATTACCATTAAACGTGACTTGTTAAATAAAATAGGTGGCTTTCAAAGCTTGGTTAAGCATGTCGCTGATGATGCTGTTATTGGTCGTAAAGTCCGCGCACAATCGCTTGACATTGTGCTTTCACCCAGCATTGTACAAACAACAATTGTTGAAAAAGATTTGTTCTCTTTATATGAACATGAATTACGCTGGAATCGCACAACATTCACATTAGAGCCAGTGGGCTTTACCTTTTCTTTTCTGCAACTCCCCTTATTTTGGGCTTCTTTGGCGATTCTTTTCAACCCATTAACCTCTATATCTTGGGTATTTTTTATAGCATGCTGGGCATTCAAAGCCCTTTGTTGTACTGCGATTAATAAAAAATTAGACTATCCTTGTCTTCCGACTTTATCATTATTGCCATACAGGGATTGGTTCTCTGCCCTTGTAATGTTCAACAGTTTTTTTGGTACGAATGTCACATGGCGTGGACAAAAAATGACAATTAAAAAACATCCAGAGTTCCAAACCACCACATATGATGATATATAA
- a CDS encoding ABC transporter substrate-binding protein, producing MKLQHFLLLCGFTLASTTTIQAQAQTQHTQPSDTMSAKSNQNAVKEPVVKLYQALSTIQKSAGNSLAQHGVILNQALDASYDFPAIIGKTVGYRYNSFTPQEKTAVLEAFKKYTIARYLSSFANEKDTQFKISSDIKAVTTGNKQIVSTTIDSGNDATQINYIVQNTPQGWKIVDVLLNGNISQTAVQHGDFSSTLAKGGSQALVEMLNQKTQSFNKK from the coding sequence ATGAAATTACAACATTTTCTCTTATTATGTGGTTTTACCCTTGCAAGTACAACCACTATTCAGGCGCAAGCACAAACCCAACATACACAGCCTTCTGATACAATGTCGGCAAAAAGCAATCAAAATGCTGTCAAAGAACCTGTTGTAAAGCTATATCAAGCATTAAGCACTATCCAAAAATCTGCTGGAAATTCACTTGCGCAACATGGGGTAATATTGAATCAAGCTTTGGATGCCAGCTATGATTTCCCTGCGATTATTGGAAAAACGGTTGGGTATCGTTATAATTCTTTTACCCCACAAGAAAAGACAGCTGTCTTAGAAGCATTTAAGAAATATACCATTGCAAGATATCTCTCTAGTTTTGCCAATGAAAAAGATACACAATTCAAAATTTCCTCTGATATAAAAGCCGTTACAACGGGAAATAAGCAAATTGTCAGCACTACGATTGATTCTGGTAACGATGCAACCCAAATCAATTACATCGTCCAAAATACCCCCCAAGGGTGGAAGATCGTTGATGTATTGTTAAATGGCAACATCAGCCAAACCGCCGTCCAACATGGTGATTTCAGTTCTACCCTTGCGAAAGGTGGCAGCCAAGCACTGGTGGAAATGCTTAATCAAAAAACACAATCTTTTAATAAAAAATAG
- the dxs gene encoding 1-deoxy-D-xylulose-5-phosphate synthase, whose translation MDEQPENPKNQYTPSGNESANFIKSIPTYGRFPLLDHIRHPADLNNLSIEQLEQVARELRAETIDVVSTTGGHLGASLGVVELTVALHAVFDTPRDSLIWDVGHQAYPHKILTGRRELIRTLRQPNGLSGFTKRSESIYDPFGAAHSSTSISAGLGIAVANHFKAKYDPSYIERNVLAVIGDGSITAGMAYEAMNNAAVAGPGAEKLIVILNDNEMSISEPVGSMSVYLSQLLSSRHFLGLRDLAARVASKLPESIEKRAKRAEEYARSMMTGGTLFEELGFYYVGPIDGHNLQQLVPVLRNLRDAEHIGPILLHIVTEKGHGYKPAESSGDKYHAVSKFNVITGEQTKAPPGPPSYTSIFSKELLKCAEKDEQIVAITAAMPTGTGLDKFEQKFPDRYFDVGIAEQHAVTFAAGMATEGIRPFCAIYSSFLQRAYDQVMHDVVLQKLPVRFAIDRAGLVGADGATHAGTYDIAYLGCLPDIVLMAPSDEVELMHMTATAAAFDEGPIAFRFPRGPGLGLKLPTQAEILEIGKGRIIQEMSNQTGKEKGGIAILSFGARLTECLKAAEILTEQGYPPTIVDARFAKPLDTDLINQIARNHKVLITIEEGSRGGFGAFVMEHLAGNGLLDNIRFRPMVIPDFFIHHNTQNAQYAQAGLDAASIVKTAIKAIEG comes from the coding sequence ATGGATGAACAACCCGAAAATCCTAAGAATCAATATACTCCTTCAGGAAATGAATCGGCTAATTTCATTAAATCTATTCCTACCTATGGACGCTTCCCACTCCTCGATCATATTCGCCACCCTGCTGATCTGAATAATTTATCGATTGAACAACTTGAACAAGTGGCACGCGAATTGCGCGCTGAAACCATTGATGTTGTTTCAACAACTGGTGGACATTTAGGAGCCTCTTTGGGGGTTGTGGAACTGACTGTTGCGTTGCACGCTGTCTTTGACACACCCAGAGATTCTTTGATTTGGGACGTAGGACATCAGGCGTATCCCCATAAAATCCTTACAGGTCGTCGGGAATTAATCCGTACATTACGCCAGCCTAACGGGTTATCAGGATTTACCAAACGCTCCGAAAGTATTTATGATCCGTTTGGGGCTGCACATTCATCAACCTCTATTTCTGCTGGACTAGGGATTGCGGTTGCTAATCATTTCAAAGCAAAATATGACCCAAGTTACATTGAACGAAATGTTTTGGCAGTTATTGGGGATGGATCTATCACAGCAGGAATGGCGTATGAAGCCATGAATAATGCTGCGGTTGCGGGTCCAGGTGCAGAAAAATTGATTGTTATCTTAAATGATAACGAAATGTCAATTTCTGAACCTGTTGGTTCAATGTCCGTTTATCTATCCCAACTATTATCTTCTCGTCATTTCCTTGGGCTACGTGACCTTGCTGCCAGAGTGGCCAGTAAACTGCCTGAAAGTATTGAAAAAAGAGCAAAAAGAGCTGAAGAATATGCCCGTTCAATGATGACAGGCGGAACATTATTTGAAGAGCTCGGCTTTTATTATGTTGGACCTATTGATGGTCATAATTTGCAACAACTGGTTCCTGTTTTACGCAATCTGCGTGATGCGGAACATATCGGACCTATTTTATTACATATTGTTACAGAAAAAGGACATGGATATAAGCCTGCAGAAAGCTCTGGCGACAAATACCATGCTGTTTCTAAATTTAATGTTATTACTGGGGAACAGACCAAAGCCCCTCCTGGACCGCCTTCTTATACCTCTATTTTCAGCAAAGAGCTGTTAAAATGTGCAGAAAAAGATGAACAGATTGTTGCCATTACGGCGGCAATGCCGACAGGAACAGGATTAGATAAATTCGAACAAAAATTCCCAGATCGCTATTTTGATGTTGGTATTGCCGAGCAACATGCAGTCACTTTTGCTGCTGGTATGGCAACAGAAGGTATCCGCCCATTCTGTGCAATTTATTCCTCATTTTTACAGCGTGCATACGATCAAGTGATGCATGACGTAGTTTTACAAAAGCTACCTGTTCGTTTTGCAATTGATCGCGCTGGTTTGGTGGGTGCCGATGGTGCAACCCACGCAGGAACTTATGATATTGCTTATCTTGGATGTTTACCTGACATTGTATTAATGGCACCTAGTGATGAAGTTGAATTAATGCACATGACGGCAACCGCTGCTGCTTTTGATGAAGGTCCAATTGCCTTTAGGTTCCCTCGTGGTCCAGGTTTAGGGTTAAAGCTGCCGACTCAAGCCGAGATTTTAGAAATCGGTAAAGGACGTATTATCCAAGAAATGAGCAATCAAACAGGCAAGGAAAAAGGTGGCATTGCCATTCTTTCCTTTGGTGCGCGTTTGACGGAATGTTTAAAAGCTGCTGAAATATTAACAGAGCAAGGATATCCCCCTACCATCGTCGATGCACGTTTTGCAAAACCATTAGATACCGATTTAATTAACCAAATTGCCCGTAACCATAAAGTACTTATTACAATTGAAGAAGGCTCTCGTGGGGGATTTGGCGCATTTGTAATGGAGCATCTTGCTGGCAATGGATTGCTAGACAATATTCGTTTCAGACCAATGGTCATTCCAGATTTTTTCATCCATCACAATACACAAAATGCACAATATGCCCAAGCAGGTTTAGACGCAGCATCGATTGTAAAAACAGCCATAAAAGCAATTGAGGGTTGA
- the hpnH gene encoding adenosyl-hopene transferase HpnH: MAVPLMQAVRVGSYVVKQHLQGRKKYPLVLMLEPLLRCNLACSGCGKIDYPAEILNQRLSVQECLDADAECGAPVVAVAGGEPLLHKDMPKIIQGLIARKRYVYLCTNGLLLEKKIDDYKPSPFFSWDIHLDGDQLMHDASVCQDGVYDRAVTAIKLAKSKGFRVSINCTLFDGADPHRVASFFDEVMALGVDGIMTAPGYAYERAPDQEHFLNRQKTKQLFRDVFRLGKGHKWRFTQSPLFLNFLAGNEQYHCTPWGKPLKTVFGWQRPCYLLGEGYASTYQELMDDTQWDLYGTGNYAKCADCMVHSGYESTAVKDAIQRPWHIAQVALMGPKTEGPMAPEIDLSKQRPAEYAYNEQVQGLMQKIKTEAPSASKRTTTIRRVKTVKKEEAKENS; encoded by the coding sequence ATGGCTGTTCCTCTGATGCAGGCGGTTCGAGTCGGCAGTTATGTTGTAAAGCAACATTTACAAGGACGTAAAAAATATCCGCTGGTTTTGATGTTGGAACCACTATTACGGTGCAATCTTGCTTGTTCTGGTTGCGGGAAAATTGATTATCCTGCAGAGATTTTAAATCAAAGGCTAAGTGTTCAGGAATGTTTGGATGCCGATGCTGAATGTGGTGCGCCTGTGGTTGCTGTGGCTGGGGGGGAACCCTTGTTGCACAAAGACATGCCCAAAATTATCCAAGGGTTAATCGCACGTAAACGCTATGTTTATTTATGTACCAATGGGTTATTGTTGGAAAAGAAAATTGATGATTATAAGCCATCTCCATTCTTTTCTTGGGATATCCACTTGGACGGCGATCAATTAATGCATGATGCCTCTGTTTGCCAAGATGGCGTGTATGACAGAGCCGTTACAGCAATTAAGCTTGCTAAATCCAAAGGGTTCAGAGTTTCAATTAATTGTACGTTATTTGATGGTGCTGATCCTCATCGTGTTGCGTCATTCTTTGATGAAGTGATGGCGTTGGGTGTTGATGGGATTATGACCGCCCCTGGCTATGCGTATGAACGTGCACCAGATCAAGAGCATTTCTTGAACCGTCAAAAAACCAAGCAACTATTCCGTGATGTTTTCCGGTTGGGTAAAGGACATAAATGGCGTTTCACGCAATCTCCTTTATTCTTGAATTTCCTTGCGGGAAATGAACAATATCATTGTACTCCTTGGGGTAAACCTTTAAAAACAGTATTTGGATGGCAACGTCCTTGTTATCTGTTGGGTGAAGGCTATGCGTCTACTTATCAAGAGTTGATGGATGACACTCAGTGGGATTTATATGGTACGGGTAATTATGCGAAATGTGCGGATTGTATGGTGCATTCTGGATATGAATCTACTGCTGTAAAAGATGCAATTCAACGTCCTTGGCATATTGCTCAGGTTGCATTGATGGGACCAAAAACCGAAGGACCCATGGCACCAGAGATCGATTTGTCCAAACAACGTCCAGCTGAATATGCATATAATGAACAAGTCCAAGGTTTGATGCAAAAAATCAAAACCGAGGCCCCCAGTGCAAGTAAACGCACCACAACCATTCGTCGTGTCAAAACGGTTAAAAAAGAAGAGGCTAAAGAAAACTCTTAA
- the aspA gene encoding aspartate ammonia-lyase, giving the protein MSNETFRTEKDLLGTLDVPNEAYYGIQTLRAINNFKLTGVPLSHFAHLVNGLALVKWAAAAANHKLGYLSDKKYNAIEKACQRIVNGEFHDQFQVDMIQGGAGTSTNMNANEVIANIALEEMGHQKGEYQYLHPNNDVNMAQSTNDAYPTAIRVGFLLGYDTLLESLSKLRDSFAKKGEEFAHVIKMGRTQLQDAVPMTLGQEFHAFATTLTEDLERIRTLVPDVLCEINLGGTAIGTGINADPHYQALAVEHLAKITGHKLVPATDLIEATSDMGAFVLLSGMLKRAAVKLSKICNDLRLLSSGPRTGINEINLPARQPGSSIMPGKVNPVIPEAVNQVAFTVIGNDLALTLAAEGGQLQLNVMEPLIAYKTMSSSILLIRAMDMLRELCIDGITANVEHCKNLVEHSIGLVTALNPYIGYENATRIARKALETGKGVLELVREEKLLSEAELEKILKPENMIAPHLALTDLKH; this is encoded by the coding sequence ATGTCAAACGAAACATTTCGTACCGAGAAAGATTTATTAGGTACATTGGATGTTCCTAATGAGGCATATTATGGTATTCAAACATTAAGAGCGATTAATAACTTTAAATTAACGGGGGTTCCGTTATCTCATTTCGCTCATCTTGTGAATGGGCTTGCTTTGGTAAAATGGGCTGCGGCTGCGGCTAATCATAAATTGGGTTATTTATCCGATAAAAAATATAATGCGATTGAAAAAGCATGCCAACGTATTGTGAATGGTGAATTTCACGATCAATTTCAAGTAGATATGATCCAAGGTGGAGCAGGGACTTCAACCAATATGAATGCGAATGAAGTCATTGCCAATATTGCTTTGGAAGAAATGGGACATCAAAAGGGTGAATATCAGTATCTCCATCCAAATAATGATGTGAATATGGCGCAATCAACGAATGATGCGTATCCAACTGCTATTCGTGTCGGATTCTTATTGGGTTATGATACGCTGCTTGAGTCACTTTCTAAATTGAGAGATTCTTTTGCTAAAAAAGGCGAGGAATTCGCACATGTGATTAAAATGGGTCGTACACAATTGCAAGATGCTGTACCAATGACCTTAGGACAAGAGTTTCATGCTTTTGCAACGACGTTGACTGAAGATTTAGAACGTATTCGTACATTGGTACCTGATGTATTATGTGAAATTAACCTTGGTGGAACGGCAATTGGTACTGGGATTAATGCTGATCCACATTATCAAGCATTAGCAGTCGAGCATTTAGCAAAGATTACAGGTCATAAGCTAGTTCCTGCAACAGATTTGATCGAAGCAACTTCTGATATGGGGGCTTTTGTCTTATTATCTGGAATGTTAAAACGCGCAGCCGTCAAATTATCCAAGATTTGTAATGATTTAAGATTATTATCCAGTGGTCCAAGGACAGGGATCAATGAAATTAACTTGCCCGCTCGACAACCAGGCAGCTCTATTATGCCAGGAAAAGTAAATCCTGTTATTCCCGAAGCGGTCAATCAAGTGGCATTTACTGTGATTGGAAATGATTTGGCACTGACATTGGCTGCTGAGGGTGGACAGTTGCAGTTGAATGTGATGGAACCTCTGATTGCTTATAAAACTATGAGCTCTAGCATTCTGTTAATTCGTGCAATGGATATGTTGAGAGAATTATGTATTGATGGCATTACAGCGAATGTAGAACATTGTAAAAACCTTGTTGAGCATTCAATTGGTCTAGTTACAGCGTTAAATCCCTATATTGGGTATGAAAATGCCACACGCATCGCACGTAAGGCGTTGGAAACAGGCAAAGGGGTTTTGGAACTCGTTCGTGAAGAAAAGCTCTTAAGCGAAGCTGAACTTGAAAAAATCTTAAAACCTGAAAATATGATTGCACCACATTTGGCTTTGACTGATCTGAAGCATTAG
- a CDS encoding hemolysin family protein: protein MIISIIIIICLIFLNGIFAMGELALISSRKTRLVTMQRQGVRGADRAIRLMEDPHSFLPTIQIGITIVSIFEGAFGGARLEAALSRWLSTFPVIGPLADDISIFVVVLVITFFMLVFGELIPKQLALQDPEAIAVRLARTFEIMSKIAAPGVWVLGKCSEAILRLLRRHKNVRVSVSEEELRAYIAEGAQTGILEIEERNMIERLLRLADRPVRALMRPRNEIVWVDRSASVQELKKTLLNAQYTRLVVCEGGIDNPLGIITANDVLTMLLQGKELSIDVCLQLPLVVPDSMSALDALERLRADVLGVVLVLDEYGSFEGIITVSDIFKAIVGEENEPLDAPRLEAGGTNEYLLDGTTLVDGVKDQLNLDDLPGEGSYHTLGGLILALLRRVPVTGDKVVFSGWLFEVIEMDGRRVTKVQASRQAVAQN from the coding sequence ATGATTATCTCTATCATCATTATTATATGTTTAATTTTTCTGAATGGTATTTTCGCCATGGGGGAATTGGCATTAATTTCTAGCCGAAAAACACGTTTAGTCACGATGCAACGCCAAGGCGTGCGTGGGGCAGATCGTGCCATACGATTGATGGAGGATCCACACAGTTTTTTACCGACAATCCAAATAGGAATAACCATTGTTTCAATTTTCGAAGGTGCGTTCGGAGGAGCAAGGCTTGAGGCTGCTTTAAGCCGATGGCTCAGCACATTTCCTGTGATTGGTCCTTTGGCTGATGATATTTCTATTTTTGTGGTTGTTTTGGTAATTACGTTTTTTATGCTGGTTTTTGGAGAGTTAATCCCCAAACAGCTTGCGTTACAAGACCCAGAAGCAATCGCTGTTCGCTTGGCAAGAACCTTTGAAATTATGTCCAAGATTGCTGCCCCAGGCGTATGGGTCTTGGGAAAATGTTCAGAGGCGATTTTAAGATTATTACGCCGTCATAAAAATGTTCGTGTTTCCGTAAGCGAGGAAGAGTTAAGGGCGTATATTGCTGAGGGCGCACAAACTGGCATCCTTGAAATTGAAGAACGCAATATGATCGAGCGTTTGCTTCGTTTAGCAGATCGCCCTGTTCGGGCGTTAATGCGCCCAAGAAATGAGATCGTGTGGGTGGATCGTTCGGCTTCTGTGCAAGAGTTAAAAAAGACTTTGCTGAACGCGCAGTATACGCGTTTAGTAGTATGTGAAGGTGGTATCGATAATCCATTGGGGATTATTACAGCGAATGACGTCTTAACGATGTTATTACAAGGCAAAGAATTATCAATTGATGTTTGTTTGCAATTACCTTTGGTGGTTCCGGATAGCATGTCGGCATTGGATGCGTTGGAACGTTTAAGAGCCGATGTGTTGGGTGTTGTTTTAGTGTTGGATGAATATGGTTCTTTCGAAGGAATAATCACAGTTTCCGATATTTTTAAAGCTATTGTTGGTGAAGAAAACGAACCGTTGGATGCACCACGATTAGAAGCGGGTGGAACCAACGAATATTTACTAGATGGGACAACATTGGTTGACGGCGTAAAAGACCAATTAAATTTGGATGATTTGCCTGGTGAGGGGAGTTATCACACATTGGGCGGATTGATCTTGGCTTTATTACGTCGTGTGCCTGTCACTGGTGATAAAGTGGTGTTTTCTGGTTGGTTATTCGAGGTGATTGAAATGGATGGCAGGCGTGTGACGAAAGTCCAAGCCAGTCGGCAGGCTGTTGCACAGAACTAA